One Rhizoctonia solani chromosome 1, complete sequence DNA window includes the following coding sequences:
- a CDS encoding Transposase family tnp2 — protein sequence MSAIARRFPGSGVLVYCAHCKMFINSNTRNKHMKDWRPNLDSDDEDLGRNNDININDNSPPGDLQTGEQGNEDANMTGAPDSQTKSNDNNIAHQLAGQEFCMEEYPQINDTIGYNTYNPKGNTLDDDDRSDYLRGSWYWVATPLPSPPSPPPKHESGLSEPDNDGFQNVDAKDYREYEQWYAEDNIYEDSEMLAETLTDEEVDSIIMLAIRQFGSVTQNNYEQIRYSYRHKLQLMSTQRLRTRIAALSGVEPENVDCCLNPGEMNDFFNSSWYDKLLHTNIVIDGDNTGVPHFPGKHNIALAIMTDGVQIFDQGSTKTNTCWPIMAQNLNLPPEEQAQMRNLIPLGVIPGPNKPKDFDLFLVPLVNEFIELAKGIEVYNTMNGKTITLRVHPTIISGDMQAIKYLMNFKGPNAQVPCLLRGRLPQKYYSHYLKFVQILKCLLQLENTTRRIKQLKEEVIEYVEEFEEYYYQYDYNRLSVCRLTLHALLHIADDVLRCGPVWVAWSFSIERYCREIVGCAKSKVVPYAAIDRHVLQMAQLAATAYCFSAICRAMLFGKSTAPVKSTAMEKIYKEYPETILQKPRLPGFPLSDRVRRCIAAYFYTNKPEWTFHAWLDFVPTHAKRWGKLRIPDGGDYIRCAAVVDPLSPYGRRDSSFIRYEFKMDANKNYPNRNIEMVEARKFKLDDPKLHILAHLTKAKGAEGNARTEPVLFTQLGRSVILDVSSVKHVVGQVYTTGVKRLGEWYIIDRSLGVCETAFRPAEQVYEDED from the exons ATGTCTGCTATTGCTCGGCGCTTTCCTGGCAGCGGCGTCCTAGTCTATTGTGCTCACTGCAAAATGTTTATTAATTCTAACACTCGAAATAAACATATGAAGGACTGGCGGCCCAACTTGGATTCGGAT GACGAAGACTTGGGAAGAAACAATGATATCAACATAAATGACAATTCACCGCCGGGGGACTTGCAGACgggagaacaaggaaatGAGGACGCAAACATGACAGGCGCGCCCG ATTCTCAGACTAAAAGTAATGATAACAATATTGCTCATCAACTAGCGGGTCAGGAGTTTTGCATGGAAG AATATCCACAGATCAACGACACAATTGGCTATAATACATACAACCCCAAAGGCAATACACTGGACGATGATGACCGTTCGGACTACTTGCGCGGCAGCTGGTACTGGGTCGCCACACCCCTCCCTTCTCCACCGTCGCCTCCACCCAAACATGAGAGCGGTCTCTCAGAGCCCGACAATGATGGATTCCAGAACGTTGACGCCAAGGACTATCGGGAATACGAACAATGGTACGCGGAGGATAACATATATGAAGACTCAGAGATGC TTGCCGAGACACTGACCGATGAGGAGGTTGATAGCATCATCATGCTAGCGATCCGACAGTTTGGAAGTGTTACACAGAACAACTATGAACAAATTCGATATTCTTACCGACATAAGCTTCAACTCATGAGTACCCAACGCTTGAGGACACGTATCGCCGCTCTCTCTGGTGTTGAACCAGAGAACGTCGACTGCTGTCTCAAC CCAGGTGAAATGAATGATTTCTTTAATTCATCTTGGTACGATAAACTATTGCACACAAATATTGTCATTGACGGCGACAACACTGGAGTGCCTCACTTCCCCGGCAAACACAACATTGCACTTGCAATCATGACTGACGGCGTCCAGATCTTCGACCAAGGTTCTACCAAGACTAACACGTGCTGGCCAATCATGGCCCAGAACCTTAACCTGCCGCCGGAGGAACAAGCTCAGATGCGGAATCTTATTCCGTTAGGAGTTATCCCTGGGCCAAACAAGCCCAAGGATTTTGACTTGTTCCTCGTCCCTCTTGTGAACGAATTTATTGAGCTTGCCAAGGGTATTGAGGTCTACAACACAATGAACGGCAAAACTATAACATTGCGCGTTCATCCGACGATCATCTCTGGCGATATGCAGGCAATTAAATACTTGATGAATTTCAAGGGTCCAAACGCTCAAGTGCCTTGTC TACTTCGTGGGCGGCTACCTCAAAAATATTACAGCCATTACTTAAAATTTGTTCAAATTCTCAAGTGCCTACTCCAACTTGAGAATACAACTAGACGGATCAAGCAATTGAAAGAAGAGGTTATCGAATATGTTGAAGAGTTTGAGGA GTACTACTACCAGTATGACTACAATCGCCTCAGCGTGTGTCGGCTTACGCTCCACGCCCTGCTTCATATTGCCGATGATGTGCTCCGATGTGGTCCGGTATGGGTCGCTTGGTCTTTCTCGATCGAACGCTACTGCCGCGAGATCGTTGGCTGCGCGAAATCTAAAGTCGTTCCTTATGCAGCAATTGATCGACATGTGCTCCAAATGGCACAGCTCGCGGCTACGGCGTATTGTTTTTCAGCAATTTGCCGTGCAATGCTTTTCGGAAAGTCCACCGCCCCAGTCAAGTCTACAGCTATGGAGAAGATATATAAAGAAT ACCCCGAGACAATCCTCCAAAAACCCCGCCTCCCCGGCTTCCCGCTCAGTGATCGTGTCCGTCGTTGCATCGCTGCATATTTCTATACAAACAAGCCGGAGTGGACATTCCACGCCTGGCTTGATTTTGTTCCCACACATGCCAAACGCTGGGGAAAACTCCGGATTCCCGATGGCGGCGACTACATTCGATGCGCCGCAGTAGTCGACCCACTCTCGCCATATGGTAGGCGTGACTCCTCATTTATTCGG TATGAGTTCAAAATGGACGCAAACAAGAACTATCCTAATCGCAACATCGAGATGGTCGAGGC CCGGAAATTCAAGCTGGACGACCCGAAACTTCACATCCTGGCGCATTTAACCAAAGCCAAGGGAGCGGAAGGCAATGCAAGGACGGAGCCAGTCTTGTTCACGCAGTTGGGACGATCGGTTATCCTCGACGTGTCTTCAGTTAAGCACGTCGTCGGGCAAGTTTATACAACAGGCGTCAAGCGCTTGGGAGAATGGTACATAATTGACCGTTCTTTGGGCGTTTGTGAAACTGCCTTTCGCCCGGCCGAACAAGTGTATGAGGATGAAGACTAA